From one Luteolibacter sp. SL250 genomic stretch:
- a CDS encoding DeoR/GlpR family DNA-binding transcription regulator: protein MLVTERQHKILHRVQTEGSVRNIDLVEEFGVSDETIRKDLTALERLGRLLRTHGGAVRPEPDRFDLPLPERTAINETEKDVIATAAAQLISARETIFLDASSTVLRLADHLPPMPLTVVTNAHHIVVTLATRTDLTLVCTGGTYENQSRSYTGAMAEDASKRFVIRSAFLGVDALDPERGAMDVNHGHGVLKERLLERVDRVIVLADSTKLGARSAYRFADVKDIDILVTDTAASPELVSRFEAQGVQVIIAGGRTAALKKDKRKG from the coding sequence ATGCTCGTCACGGAACGCCAGCACAAGATTCTCCACCGGGTCCAGACGGAAGGCTCTGTCCGGAACATTGATCTGGTGGAGGAATTCGGCGTCTCGGATGAGACCATCCGTAAGGATCTGACGGCGCTGGAGCGGCTGGGCCGTCTGCTGCGGACCCATGGCGGAGCGGTGCGGCCTGAGCCGGACCGGTTCGACCTGCCGCTGCCGGAGCGCACCGCCATCAATGAGACTGAGAAGGATGTCATCGCCACGGCGGCGGCCCAGTTGATCTCAGCCCGCGAAACCATCTTCCTGGACGCTAGTTCCACGGTGCTGCGGTTGGCGGATCACCTGCCGCCGATGCCGTTGACGGTCGTCACCAACGCCCATCACATCGTGGTCACTCTGGCCACCCGCACGGATCTCACGCTGGTCTGCACCGGCGGCACCTATGAGAACCAGTCACGCAGCTACACCGGAGCGATGGCGGAGGATGCCTCGAAACGCTTCGTCATCCGCAGCGCATTCCTAGGTGTGGATGCGCTGGATCCTGAACGTGGCGCGATGGATGTGAACCATGGCCACGGTGTGCTGAAGGAGCGCCTGCTGGAGCGTGTGGACCGCGTGATCGTGCTGGCTGACAGCACGAAGCTGGGTGCGCGCAGCGCCTACCGCTTCGCGGATGTGAAGGACATCGACATCCTGGTCACGGACACCGCCGCCTCTCCGGAACTCGTCTCGAGATTCGAGGCACAGGGCGTGCAGGTGATCATCGCCGGTGGGCGGACGGCTGCACT